Proteins encoded within one genomic window of Streptomyces kaniharaensis:
- a CDS encoding SCO2322 family protein: protein MTNRSAARRRRGALLAALLGVMLVAASAVPAEAAGYRYWSFWKGDGSGGWAYQQQGPAVYVPADGGVEGWRFAVSSDGGRDAARPRAGGDFASVCAGTPPQEGRKRVAVVLDFGTAADAGSAEQPPEQRTACAAVPVSATSAEVLAAVAPPLRYDSNGLLCAITGYPKAGCADQLGAGAQPGGSASSGGPDSSGPDLGLIAGGVLVAALAAGAVRQARRRHR, encoded by the coding sequence TTGACCAATCGCTCCGCCGCGAGGAGGCGGCGCGGAGCCCTCCTCGCCGCCCTCCTCGGGGTGATGCTGGTCGCCGCCTCCGCCGTTCCCGCGGAGGCGGCGGGGTACCGGTACTGGTCGTTCTGGAAGGGGGACGGCAGTGGCGGGTGGGCGTATCAGCAGCAGGGGCCCGCGGTGTACGTGCCGGCGGACGGGGGTGTGGAAGGGTGGCGGTTCGCCGTCAGCTCTGACGGCGGGCGGGATGCCGCGCGGCCTCGCGCGGGTGGCGACTTCGCCTCCGTGTGCGCGGGCACGCCTCCGCAGGAGGGCCGTAAGCGGGTGGCCGTCGTACTGGACTTCGGCACGGCCGCCGACGCCGGCTCCGCCGAGCAGCCGCCCGAGCAGCGCACCGCGTGTGCCGCCGTGCCCGTGAGCGCCACCTCCGCCGAGGTGCTGGCCGCCGTCGCGCCGCCGTTGCGGTACGACTCCAACGGCCTGCTCTGCGCCATCACCGGCTATCCGAAGGCCGGTTGCGCCGACCAACTCGGCGCCGGCGCACAGCCCGGCGGCTCGGCCTCGTCCGGCGGCCCCGACTCCAGCGGCCCCGACCTCGGTCTGATCGCCGGCGGCGTCCTCGTCGCCGCCCTCGCCGCCGGTGCCGTCCGGCAGGCGCGCCGCCGTCACCGATGA
- a CDS encoding CbiQ family ECF transporter T component, protein MRSVTMHASRQVHPGAWWLWALGLGAAATRTTNPAILLLLAAVAGYVVAARRGDAPWSRSYGAFLRLGLLVLGVRLLFAVLLGSPIPGTHVLFTLPEVPLPAWAQGVRVGGRVTAEGLLAALYDGLRLATLLVCVGAANALASPARLLRTLPGALYEAGVAVVVAMTFAPNLVADVRRLRAARRLRGRTDKGIAALLSVGLPVLEGALERSVALAAAMDTRGFGRTADVPPRLARATAALTLAGLLGVCLAAYGLLSADGGGWALPILLLGLAAAFTGLLLGSRRSVRTRYRPDPWTLPEWLTAGSGATVAALTVYLSTRDPAAFAPTVVPPTVPVLPLAAAATVLLGLVPAFATPTPPRRAS, encoded by the coding sequence ATGAGGTCCGTCACCATGCATGCTTCCCGCCAAGTCCACCCCGGGGCCTGGTGGTTGTGGGCGCTCGGGCTGGGCGCCGCCGCCACCCGCACCACCAATCCGGCGATCCTGCTGCTGCTCGCCGCCGTCGCCGGCTACGTGGTGGCGGCCCGGCGCGGCGACGCACCCTGGTCCCGGTCGTACGGCGCGTTCCTGCGGCTCGGACTCCTCGTCCTCGGTGTCCGGCTGCTGTTCGCCGTGCTGCTCGGCTCGCCGATCCCCGGCACGCACGTGCTGTTCACGCTCCCCGAAGTGCCGCTCCCGGCCTGGGCCCAGGGCGTGCGGGTCGGCGGCCGCGTCACCGCCGAGGGCCTGCTCGCCGCGCTGTACGACGGGCTGCGCCTGGCGACCCTGCTCGTCTGCGTCGGCGCCGCGAACGCGCTCGCCAGCCCGGCCCGCCTCCTGCGCACCCTGCCCGGCGCGCTCTACGAGGCGGGCGTGGCGGTCGTCGTGGCGATGACCTTCGCGCCGAACCTGGTCGCCGACGTGCGGCGGCTGCGTGCCGCCCGCCGGCTGCGCGGCCGGACGGACAAGGGGATCGCCGCCCTGCTGAGCGTCGGACTGCCCGTCCTGGAGGGGGCGTTGGAGCGTTCGGTGGCGCTGGCCGCCGCGATGGACACCCGCGGGTTCGGCCGCACCGCCGACGTCCCGCCCCGCCTCGCCCGGGCGACGGCCGCGCTCACCCTGGCCGGCCTGCTCGGGGTCTGCCTGGCCGCGTACGGGCTGCTGAGCGCCGACGGAGGCGGCTGGGCACTCCCCATCCTGCTGCTCGGCCTGGCCGCCGCCTTCACCGGACTGCTGCTCGGTAGTCGACGGTCCGTCAGAACCCGCTACCGGCCCGATCCCTGGACGCTCCCCGAGTGGCTCACCGCCGGATCGGGCGCCACCGTCGCGGCCCTCACCGTCTACCTCTCCACCCGCGACCCGGCCGCCTTCGCCCCGACCGTCGTCCCGCCGACCGTCCCCGTGCTGCCGCTGGCCGCCGCCGCGACCGTACTCCTCGGCCTGGTACCGGCGTTCGCCACCCCGACCCCGCCCCGGAGGGCTTCGTGA
- a CDS encoding ABC transporter ATP-binding protein, giving the protein MITFEQVSVQYTDAAAPALSGVDLTVPEGELCLLVGPSGSGKSTLLGTVSGLVPHFTGGTLHGRVTVGGRDTREHRPRELADLVGTVGQDPLAHFVTDTVEDELAYGMESLGLPADVMRRRVEETLDLLGLAELRDRSLTSLSGGQQQRVAIGSVLTVHPRVLVLDEPTSALDPGAAEEVLAVLQRLVHDLGTTVLMAEHRLERVVQYADQVLLLAPGAAPVLGEPAEVMAHSPVHPPVVGLGRLAGWRPLPLSVRDARRKAASLREKLDGHRPAAAPALAGDPIAVAERLAVRRGPVHALRGVDLALRPGEITALMGRNGAGKSTLLGSLVGLHAPASGNIRVNGRTPHRTRPAELIREVGLVPQDPRDLLYGESVVAECAAADADAGATPGTCRALVERLLPGIADTAHPRDLSEGQRLTLALAVVLTARPPLLLLDEPTRGLDYAAKARLVEILRGLAGEGHAVLLATHDVELAAELAHRTVILAEGEIVADGPTADVVVSSPAFAPQVAKVLAPGPWLTVHQVAEALAS; this is encoded by the coding sequence GTGATCACCTTCGAGCAGGTCTCCGTCCAGTACACGGACGCCGCCGCCCCTGCCCTCTCCGGCGTCGACCTGACCGTCCCCGAGGGTGAACTCTGCCTGCTGGTGGGCCCGTCGGGCTCCGGCAAGTCCACCCTGCTCGGGACCGTCAGCGGGCTCGTCCCGCACTTCACCGGCGGCACCCTGCACGGCCGGGTCACCGTCGGCGGCCGGGACACCCGCGAACACCGCCCGCGCGAACTCGCCGACCTGGTCGGCACGGTGGGCCAGGACCCGCTCGCGCACTTCGTCACCGACACCGTCGAGGACGAACTCGCCTACGGCATGGAGTCCTTGGGCCTGCCCGCGGACGTCATGCGGCGCCGCGTCGAGGAGACGCTCGACCTGCTCGGCCTCGCCGAGCTGCGCGACCGCTCCCTCACCTCCCTCTCCGGCGGCCAGCAGCAGCGCGTCGCGATCGGCTCGGTGCTCACCGTCCACCCGCGCGTGCTGGTCCTCGACGAGCCGACCTCGGCGCTCGACCCGGGCGCCGCCGAGGAGGTGCTGGCCGTGCTCCAGCGGCTGGTGCACGACCTCGGCACCACCGTCCTGATGGCCGAGCACCGGCTGGAGCGCGTCGTCCAGTACGCCGACCAGGTGCTGCTGCTCGCCCCGGGCGCCGCGCCCGTCCTCGGCGAGCCGGCCGAGGTGATGGCGCACTCGCCGGTGCACCCGCCGGTGGTCGGCCTCGGACGGCTGGCGGGCTGGCGGCCGCTGCCGCTGTCCGTGCGCGACGCCCGCCGCAAGGCTGCCTCCCTCCGGGAGAAGCTCGACGGCCACCGACCGGCGGCCGCGCCCGCCTTGGCTGGGGACCCGATCGCCGTCGCCGAGCGGCTGGCCGTCCGGCGCGGCCCCGTCCACGCCCTGCGCGGGGTGGATCTCGCGCTGCGCCCCGGCGAGATCACCGCGCTGATGGGCCGCAACGGCGCCGGCAAGTCGACGCTTTTGGGCAGCCTGGTCGGCCTGCACGCGCCCGCCTCCGGCAACATCCGCGTCAACGGCCGCACCCCGCACCGCACCCGGCCCGCCGAACTGATCCGCGAGGTCGGCCTCGTCCCGCAGGACCCGCGCGACCTGCTCTACGGCGAGAGCGTCGTCGCCGAGTGCGCTGCTGCCGACGCCGACGCGGGCGCCACTCCGGGCACCTGCCGCGCCCTGGTCGAGCGGCTGTTGCCCGGCATCGCCGACACCGCCCACCCGCGCGACCTCTCCGAGGGCCAGCGGCTCACCCTCGCCCTGGCCGTCGTGCTCACCGCCCGGCCCCCGCTGCTGCTGCTCGACGAGCCGACCCGGGGCCTCGACTACGCGGCGAAGGCCCGGCTGGTGGAGATCCTGCGCGGTCTCGCGGGTGAGGGCCACGCGGTGCTGCTGGCGACGCACGACGTCGAACTGGCCGCCGAACTCGCCCACCGCACGGTGATCCTGGCCGAGGGCGAGATCGTCGCGGACGGGCCGACGGCGGACGTGGTGGTCTCCTCGCCCGCTTTCGCTCCGCAGGTGGCCAAGGTCCTCGCTCCCGGCCCGTGGCTCACCGTCCACCAGGTGGCGGAGGCGCTGGCCTCATGA
- a CDS encoding ECF transporter S component — MSRPVPLGRRSVAALLLVSFVGVTAFGWPLLASTKSSLVGHCADAPWLFALLLPLLLAVVIAQISEGRSAGGGAPGLDAKSVALLGVLAAAGAALRPLGAGTAGLEPMFFLMVLSGRVLGPGFGFVLGALSMFASALLTGGVGPWLPFQMLAMGWVCLGAGLLPGSARVRGRRELVLLAGYGAAASLLYGTIMNLQGWPYIGGLSSSVSFVPGDPLPANLLRFATYCLTTSLGWDLPRAALTVVLCLTLGTPVLRALRRTTRRAAFAAPVTFRPPGE; from the coding sequence ATGAGCCGCCCCGTCCCGCTCGGCCGCCGCTCCGTCGCGGCGCTTCTCCTGGTTTCGTTCGTCGGTGTCACCGCCTTCGGCTGGCCGCTGCTCGCCTCCACCAAGTCCTCCCTGGTCGGCCATTGCGCCGACGCGCCCTGGCTGTTCGCCCTGCTCCTGCCGCTCCTGCTCGCCGTCGTGATCGCCCAGATCTCCGAGGGCCGTTCGGCGGGCGGCGGCGCTCCCGGCCTGGACGCCAAGTCCGTCGCCCTGCTGGGTGTTCTGGCCGCGGCCGGCGCCGCCCTCCGCCCCCTCGGCGCGGGGACGGCGGGCCTGGAGCCGATGTTCTTCCTGATGGTGCTGTCCGGGCGGGTGCTGGGCCCGGGCTTCGGCTTCGTCCTCGGCGCGCTGTCGATGTTCGCCTCCGCGCTGCTGACCGGCGGCGTCGGGCCGTGGCTGCCGTTCCAGATGCTCGCGATGGGCTGGGTCTGCCTCGGCGCGGGCCTTCTCCCCGGCTCCGCCCGTGTGCGCGGTCGCCGCGAACTCGTCCTGCTCGCGGGGTACGGGGCCGCCGCCTCCCTCCTGTACGGCACGATCATGAACCTTCAGGGCTGGCCCTACATCGGCGGCCTCTCCAGCTCCGTCTCCTTCGTCCCCGGCGATCCGCTCCCGGCCAACCTGCTCCGCTTCGCCACCTACTGCCTCACCACGTCCCTGGGCTGGGACCTGCCTCGGGCCGCCTTGACCGTCGTGCTGTGCCTCACCCTCGGCACCCCCGTCCTGCGCGCCCTGCGCCGCACGACGCGACGGGCCGCCTTCGCCGCACCGGTGACCTTCCGGCCACCGGGTGAGTGA
- a CDS encoding helix-turn-helix domain-containing protein gives MHINRIPRHAPGYTILDNGHVVRKHSLSWAARGLLGYLLSLPDGAREDVRTLAAKSVEGRATVARALRELETAGHYVRRTQRDPLTGQVRTVVSVHEVPVTGKAVHTVPPLPVSPAAGSPGAGAAAAGRTGSPSKKMVLKEVEVPSVRPSEKLTVGMALLLELGRRDPRMALAGKPLTDQATRVEGLLARGWTRDALTGILSAPLPETVTHSVGAILAARLAKVPSVPSPRHAVDGARRHECPGRDGMCGRPVAVDGQLCNSCEKP, from the coding sequence ATGCACATCAATCGTATCCCTCGGCATGCCCCCGGGTACACGATCCTCGACAACGGGCACGTCGTCCGGAAGCACTCGCTGAGTTGGGCGGCGCGTGGCCTGCTCGGGTACCTGCTCAGCCTGCCCGACGGGGCTCGCGAGGACGTCCGCACGCTCGCCGCGAAGAGCGTGGAGGGGCGGGCGACTGTGGCGCGCGCCCTTCGCGAGCTGGAGACGGCCGGGCACTACGTGCGGCGGACGCAGCGGGACCCGCTGACCGGGCAGGTCCGGACCGTCGTCTCGGTCCACGAAGTGCCGGTGACGGGCAAGGCGGTTCACACCGTGCCGCCGCTTCCCGTGTCCCCGGCCGCCGGTTCGCCTGGAGCTGGGGCGGCAGCCGCCGGGAGGACGGGAAGCCCTTCCAAGAAGATGGTTCTCAAGGAAGTGGAAGTCCCTTCCGTCCGTCCATCCGAGAAGTTGACGGTCGGCATGGCGCTGCTGCTCGAACTCGGGCGGCGCGACCCGCGCATGGCGTTGGCGGGCAAGCCGCTGACCGACCAGGCCACGCGGGTGGAGGGGCTGCTCGCGAGGGGCTGGACGCGCGATGCGCTGACGGGGATCCTTTCCGCGCCGCTACCGGAGACGGTCACCCACAGCGTGGGGGCGATTCTCGCGGCGCGGTTGGCGAAGGTGCCGTCCGTCCCTTCGCCCCGCCATGCCGTGGACGGGGCGCGGCGACATGAATGTCCCGGGCGGGACGGGATGTGCGGGCGGCCTGTCGCGGTGGATGGGCAGCTCTGCAACTCCTGCGAGAAGCCTTAG
- a CDS encoding antibiotic biosynthesis monooxygenase family protein: protein MSVVKINVLTVPAEQREELERRFASRAGAVENSDGFEWFELLRPVEGTDQYLVYTRWRSEEDFKAWMEGPMQAAHRGGAEGEAPKRPAATGSTLWSFEVVQSAGPKA from the coding sequence ATGTCCGTCGTCAAGATCAACGTACTGACGGTTCCCGCCGAGCAGCGCGAGGAACTGGAGAGGCGGTTCGCCTCGCGGGCCGGCGCCGTGGAGAACTCGGACGGCTTCGAGTGGTTCGAGCTCCTCCGCCCGGTCGAGGGCACCGATCAGTACCTGGTCTACACCCGCTGGCGCAGCGAGGAGGACTTCAAGGCCTGGATGGAGGGCCCCATGCAGGCCGCCCACCGTGGCGGTGCGGAGGGCGAGGCGCCCAAGCGCCCCGCCGCCACCGGCTCCACCCTCTGGTCCTTCGAGGTCGTCCAGTCGGCGGGCCCGAAGGCCTGA
- a CDS encoding peptidoglycan-binding domain-containing protein, whose translation MPDQHCPTCGTARSAGCGCLPDPSLTETTVLPHVEGPPLVRPYVPQAAGQVAEEPRPPADPFATTVLPPVAPMQPPFAPVQPPLGPPPLGPDADAYATTVLPPMPPTGPGAYATTVLPPVGQPGHPQPGDDIGFFPFDQSAPEPEPAGGRAVRRAAEQAEQSPIARHKMLIAGVGAGLLALTVGLAYAVTPSPEPVHQAQPLPTNTLVPAPMDPTTQAAPTPSSAPPTSETPSPTPTRTTRPSPTRTATPTPTPTPTPTPTPTPMPTPTPTPTPTPTPTPTPTLRVLQVGMIGADVRDMQQRLWAAECGLVDKSIISGTFDDWTRTVLMSYQRDNRIKGETGVYGPKTQAALASDQGC comes from the coding sequence ATGCCGGACCAGCACTGCCCGACGTGCGGCACCGCACGCTCCGCCGGGTGCGGCTGCCTCCCGGATCCGAGCCTCACCGAGACCACCGTCCTCCCGCACGTCGAGGGCCCGCCGCTGGTCCGCCCGTACGTGCCGCAGGCGGCCGGCCAGGTGGCCGAGGAGCCGCGACCGCCCGCCGACCCGTTCGCGACCACCGTCCTGCCGCCGGTCGCCCCGATGCAACCGCCGTTCGCCCCCGTGCAGCCCCCGCTCGGGCCGCCTCCGCTCGGGCCGGACGCCGACGCCTACGCCACCACCGTCCTGCCGCCGATGCCCCCGACCGGGCCCGGGGCGTACGCGACGACGGTGCTGCCCCCCGTGGGACAGCCGGGGCACCCCCAGCCCGGGGACGACATCGGCTTCTTCCCGTTCGACCAGTCGGCACCCGAACCAGAGCCCGCCGGAGGGCGGGCCGTGCGGCGGGCGGCCGAGCAGGCCGAGCAGAGCCCCATCGCCCGGCACAAGATGCTGATCGCGGGCGTCGGGGCCGGGCTGCTGGCGCTCACCGTCGGCCTCGCGTACGCGGTGACGCCCTCGCCCGAGCCGGTCCACCAGGCGCAGCCGCTGCCCACCAACACGCTCGTGCCCGCGCCGATGGACCCGACCACCCAGGCCGCCCCGACCCCGAGCTCGGCGCCGCCCACCAGCGAGACGCCGAGCCCGACGCCCACCAGAACGACCAGGCCGAGCCCGACCAGAACGGCCACCCCCACCCCCACCCCGACGCCGACCCCCACGCCCACCCCGACACCGATGCCCACCCCCACCCCGACACCGACGCCCACCCCCACCCCGACACCGACGCCCACCCTGCGGGTGCTCCAGGTCGGGATGATCGGGGCCGACGTCAGGGACATGCAGCAACGCCTCTGGGCCGCCGAGTGCGGACTCGTCGACAAGTCGATCATCTCCGGCACCTTCGACGACTGGACGAGGACGGTGCTCATGAGCTACCAGCGGGACAACCGCATCAAGGGCGAGACCGGCGTCTACGGCCCCAAGACCCAGGCCGCCCTCGCCTCCGACCAGGGCTGCTGA
- a CDS encoding TMEM165/GDT1 family protein, with the protein MSLTVAVLTFGIIFLAELPDKTALASLVLGTRYRASYVFAGIAAAFALHVGLALAAGHLLSLLPHRWVEGVTAALFLVGAAMLLFHGGDDEDGHAAKEPSANSFWKVAGASFAVVAVAEFGDLTQIMTANLAAKYADPAAVGLGAWLALCAVGGIAIVGGQKLLKHVPMKLIVRVAAAIMVVLAAVGIVKAVIG; encoded by the coding sequence ATGAGTTTGACCGTGGCCGTCCTGACGTTCGGCATCATCTTCCTGGCCGAACTGCCGGACAAGACCGCCCTGGCCAGCCTGGTGCTCGGCACCAGGTACCGCGCGAGCTACGTCTTCGCGGGCATCGCCGCCGCCTTCGCGCTCCACGTGGGCCTCGCCCTGGCCGCCGGGCACCTGCTCTCGCTGCTGCCGCACCGCTGGGTGGAGGGCGTCACCGCGGCGCTGTTCCTCGTCGGCGCCGCGATGCTGCTCTTCCACGGCGGGGACGACGAGGACGGGCATGCCGCCAAGGAGCCGTCCGCGAACAGCTTCTGGAAGGTGGCCGGGGCGAGCTTCGCGGTCGTCGCGGTCGCCGAGTTCGGCGACCTCACCCAGATCATGACCGCCAACCTGGCCGCCAAGTACGCCGATCCGGCGGCGGTCGGCCTCGGCGCGTGGCTGGCGCTGTGCGCGGTCGGCGGGATCGCCATCGTGGGCGGGCAGAAGCTGCTGAAGCACGTGCCGATGAAGCTGATCGTCCGGGTCGCGGCGGCGATCATGGTGGTGCTGGCGGCCGTCGGCATCGTCAAGGCCGTCATCGGCTGA